DNA from Aggregatimonas sangjinii:
TGATACAATTGCCCACCCAGGCATTCGAACAACGGCTAAAGCAGGAACTGGAGGAAAACCCGGCATTGGAAAGTGGTAAGGAGGAGAGTGAAACCATTGACGACGACTTCGATTCGGAGTTCGATGACAGCACTGATAACGAGACCATCGAGACCGAGGACATTAATATTGACGATTACCTGAGTGACGATGAAATTCCCGATTATAGGACCAAGGCCAATAATTATAGTGCAGATGATGATGAAAAGAGTGTTCCCTACGCTGCGGGCACATCTTTTAATCAGTATCTGATCAGCCAATTGAATACCGTTTACCTTAGTGATGAGGAATGGAGTATCGCCGAATTTCTGGTTGGTAGTGTCGACGAAAGCGGCTATATCCGCAGACCGATTACAGACATTCTAGACGATCTGGCCTTTACCCAAAACATTTATACGGACGAGCAGACGATTCTGAAAGTACTGAAAATGGTTCAGGAATTGGATCCGCCAGGGGTGGCGGCACGTTCTTTGGAGGAATGCCTCATCATTCAGTTAAAGCGAAAGGAGCCCAACCCGAGCGTAGAACTCGCCATTGCGATACTCGAAAAATCGTTCGACCAGTTTACGAAAAAACACTACAAAAAGCTTATTCAAAAGCATGGCATTACCGAGGAGCAACTAAAAGATGCTATTTCCGAAATCGAAAAATTGAACCCCAAGCCGGGAGGTTCCTATGCGGGCAACAACCGCATGATCGAACATGTTGTGCCCGATTTCTCCATAAGAATCGTAGAAGGTGAACTTGAACTCACCCTTAACGGGAGAAACGCTCCGGAATTACGTGTTTCCAGGGAGTACAACAATATGCTCAAGGGCTACAAGGCTGCTAAGGATAAATCGAAATCACAGAAAGATGCCGTCATGTTCATCAAGCAGAAACTCGATGCCGCCAAGTGGTTTATCGATGCCATTTTACAACGGCAGCAAACCCTTTTCGTGACCATGAGTGCGATCATGAACTATCAAAAAGAATATTTTTTAACAGGGGACGAGCGCAATCTGCGCCCTATGATCTTAAAGGATATCGCCGACGAAATCGATATGGATGTCTCAACGGTTTCCCGAGTGGCGAACAGCAAGTATGTCGACACTCCGTATGGCACAAAACTCATCAAAGAGTACTTTTCCGAATCGATGAAGAACGACCAAGGGGAAGATGTATCGACCAAGGAAATCAAAAAAATATTGGAAACCGTTATTGCAGAGGAGACCAAGAAAAAACCACTTACGGATGACCGACTGGCCACCATCCTCAAAGAAAAGGGTTACCCTATTGCCCGGAGAACGGTTGCAAAATACCGGGAACAGTTAGACATACCCGTAGCCCGTTTACGAAAGCAGATCTAATGAAATTGATTCTTAGAACCGTTTCGTATCTATTTCATCCTTTGCTCATTCCAATCGCCGGTACCTTGGCGTATTTTCGAATTACCCCCAAATACAGTCCATTGGCCGTTCAAAGTGGTAATGTGCTTCCTATTTTTATTCTCACGGTGATTATTCCCATTATTTTTTATCTGATTCTCAACAATATAGGCTTGGTGAAGTCGGTGTTTGTACCCAATGCACGAGAGCGACGCTTTCCATTATACATCAACATTCTGCTGTTCCTGATGATTTTGTACAAGGTCATTCCGAACAATTATACCATAGAGCTGTTTTATTTTTTTGTTGGCCTGACTAGCGCCGCAATTGCTTCTTTGGTACTCTTATTTCTAAATTTCAAGAGCAGTCTGCACATGACGGGTATCGCCAGCCTTTTCATGTACTTGGTATGCCTAAGCGTTCATTTTGAAACAAACATTACCATTGCCCTTAGCCTAACTATGTTGGCAATCGGCTTGGTCGCCACTTCCAGACTCTACGCTAGGGCACATAATGGCCCAGAAATAGTCGTAGGACTTGTTATAGGACTATTTTCCCAACTACTGACCATTAAGTTTTGGATGTGAGCTACTATCGTGCACCGCTTCTCCCTCATAAGTGGTATAATTTATTTTTAAAGCCCCGACCTTCCGTAATTCCTGTTTCACATCTTGAATAATACCCATACCCGCCTTTTTATCCACCTTTAACGAAATGG
Protein-coding regions in this window:
- the rpoN gene encoding RNA polymerase factor sigma-54, which encodes MLKQHLQFKLSQKLSPQQIQLMKLIQLPTQAFEQRLKQELEENPALESGKEESETIDDDFDSEFDDSTDNETIETEDINIDDYLSDDEIPDYRTKANNYSADDDEKSVPYAAGTSFNQYLISQLNTVYLSDEEWSIAEFLVGSVDESGYIRRPITDILDDLAFTQNIYTDEQTILKVLKMVQELDPPGVAARSLEECLIIQLKRKEPNPSVELAIAILEKSFDQFTKKHYKKLIQKHGITEEQLKDAISEIEKLNPKPGGSYAGNNRMIEHVVPDFSIRIVEGELELTLNGRNAPELRVSREYNNMLKGYKAAKDKSKSQKDAVMFIKQKLDAAKWFIDAILQRQQTLFVTMSAIMNYQKEYFLTGDERNLRPMILKDIADEIDMDVSTVSRVANSKYVDTPYGTKLIKEYFSESMKNDQGEDVSTKEIKKILETVIAEETKKKPLTDDRLATILKEKGYPIARRTVAKYREQLDIPVARLRKQI